In one Halichondria panicea chromosome 4, odHalPani1.1, whole genome shotgun sequence genomic region, the following are encoded:
- the LOC135335078 gene encoding uncharacterized protein LOC135335078 isoform X2 — MQTMSARLLQLVCLLLVLTLQLAAGQVDPNQCSANQLGTDRNPTGSSSNIVREEFLYLNTRDPSDCWGTITQINFCYYEPAISLRSSNSIYKINFGVYRRSSESDGTIVYNLVSDVFTVERTQSQIDNELDYDDGEYDNSDICKNFDLDQPFTVNPGDILGACVYDPPSGNQHQLDMVRSTTRNGYNLLRAGTTGCTSTSLPQTVSALTEIDELALHLYADIEPLPPTEAPTTEAPTTQAATTPAPTTEVPTTQAATTPAATTEAPTTQAATTPAPTTEVPTTQAATTPAPTTEAPTTQAATTPAPTTEAPTTQAATTPAPTTEAPTTQAATTPAPTTQAATTSAPATEAPTTQTTTEGLTTETSTTQVTTTEGFTIIPPPVTQIPMTDAPTTTNPQTTEDATTSSAGEIDNVAQGGSNNIVTIIVPVVIVLLLVGAVFGFMMLIVMKRYRKKGRRDFNIQSSRNQRGIDNVLYSKHARSAEQDTVVFSPIADYDEVKQCSDLHTDEDYDFIDEDKYEYPETDIELDYGNVYAEVGPYNEDTSGNYDSPIDAQGGVRFSELLEKNKEADLYDHISPYQVPATKERQLYGQLKSWGTRSIPLHEIHVSRDVAPSQFRSVEQGVWRKNGRKPVNVELKCLVETSEDDRVKFLQEAAIMAQFGHSNVILLHGVVIQGSPMMIVAETATKGNLRDYLNSLRPKPGDLVSSNVPMRLLKCAQQVALGMQYLSAKGFVHRDLAARNVLMTSNNICKIAEFGMSRNLADESYYVSQGGRIPVKWTAPETIHYKKYSTASDVWAYGCLLYEIWSLGRKPFEGIQNIDVIQLVDSGKRLPPPPGCPRLIYELMTICWHPQTMVRPGFRDIVLTLVGSEEMVLNIPEEDSSTKRLAGVLGAPLEAGENMYSQLQNRYIDYLHKAGMETDTDYFDVL, encoded by the exons ATGCAAACTATGAGTGCTCGACTTCTCCAACTAGTATGCTTGCTGTTAG TGCTAACTCTCCAGCTGGCTGCTGGTCAAGTGGACCCTAACCAGTGCAGTGCTAATCAGCTTGGAACTGACAGGAATCCTACTGGTAGTAGTTCAAATATTGTTCGAGAGGAGTTCCTCTACTTGAACACAAGAGATCCATCAGACTGCTGGGGTACCATCACACAAATTAACTTCTGCTACTACGAGCCTGCTATATCTCTACGTTCAAGCAATTCGATCTACAAAATAAATTTTGGTGTGTACAGACGAAGTTCGGAATCGGATGGTACTATTGTTTACAACCTCGTCTCAGATGTTTTCACTGTTGAGAGGACCCAGTCGCAAATAGACAATGAATTAGACTATGATGATGGTGAATATGACAACAGTGATATATGTAAGAACTTTGATCTTGATCAGCCATTCACTGTGAACCCTGGAGATATTCTGGGTGCTTGTGTGTATGATCCCCCATCGGGCAATCAACATCAACTAGATATGGTTCGTTCAACTACTAGAAATGGATATAATTTACTAAGAGCTGGAACAACAGGGTGCACAAGTACTAGCCTTCCTCAAACTGTGTCAGCACTTACTGAGATCGATGAACTAGCTCTTCACTTGTATGCAGACATCG AGCCGTTACCTCCTACTGAAGCTCCTACAACGGAGGCTCCCACCACCCAAGCTGCAACTACACCAGCTCCTACAACAGAGGTTCCCACCACCCAAGCTGCAACTACACCAGCTGCTACAACTGAGGCTCCCACCACCCAAGCTGCAACTACCCCAGCTCCTACAACAGAAGTTCCCACCACTCAAGCTGCAACTACACCAGCTCCTACAACAGAGGCTCCCACCACCCAAGCTGCAACTACACCAGCTCCTACAACGGAGGCTCCCACCACCCAAGCTGCAACTACACCAGCTCCTACAACGGAGGCTCCCACCACCCAAGCTGCAACTACACCAGCTCCCACCACACAAGCTGCAACTACATCAGCTCCTGCAACCGAGGCTCCCACCACCCAAACTACGACTGAAGGTCTTACCACAGAAACCTCAACTACACAAGTTACTACCACAGAGGGTTTCACTATCATACCCCCTCCAGTAACGCAAATCCCAATGACAGATGCACCCACTACCACCAATCCACAAACAACTGAAGACGCCACAACTTCCAGTGCAGGGGAGATTGACAATGTGGCTCAGGGTGGCAGCAATAACATTGTTACAATCATCGTGCCTGTTGTAATTGTTCTGCTTTTGGTTGGTGCTGTGTTTGGATTCATGATGTTAATAGTAATGAAGAGATATCGAAAGAAAGGACGTCGGGACTTCAATATTCAAAGCAGCAGGAACCAGAGAGGAATCG ATAATGTGCTCTACTCTAAGCATGCAAGATCTGCTGAACAGGACACTGTAGTGTTTAGTCCAATCGCCGATTATGACGAG GTTAAGCAGTGCAGTGATCTTCATACTGATGAAGATTATGACTTTATCGATGAAGACAAATACGAATACCCAGAAACAGATATTGAACTAGACTATGGAAATGTCTATGCAGAAGTCGGCCCATACAATGAG GACACATCAGGAAATTATGATTCACCTATCGATGCCCAAGGTGGCGTCAGATTTAGTGAGCTCTTGGAAAAG AACAAAGAGGCAGATCTTTATGATCACATCAGTCCCTACCAAGTCCCCGCTACAAAAGAGAGACAACTTTACGGTCAACTCAAGTCGTGGGGAACAAGAAGCATACCTCTGCATGAAATACA TGTTTCTCGAGATGTTGCTCCGAGTCAGTTCCGCAGCGTAGAGCAGGGGGTGTGGCGGAAGAATGGAAGAAAACCAGTGAATGTTGAATTAAAATGTCTTGTGGAGACATCGGAGGACGACAGGGTCAAATTTCTCCAAGAAGCCGCCATCATGGCTCAGTTCGGACACTCTAATGTCATTCTGCTGCATGGAGTTGTGATTCAAGGAAGCCCT ATGATGATTGTTGCTGAAACTGCTACAAAGGGTAACCTCAGAGACTATCTGAACTCCCTCAGGCCAAA GCCTGGTGACCTTGTTTCGAGCAATGTCCCAATGCGTCTGCTTAAGTGTGCTCAACAAGTGGCTCTTGGGATGCAGTACCTCTCAGCTAAAGGATTTGTGCACAGAGATCTGGCTGCTAGGAATGTGCTAATGACTAGCAATAACATCTGTAAA ATCGCAGAGTTTGGCATGTCCCGAAACCTTGCCGATGAAAGCTACTATGTGTCGCAAGGGGGCAGGATCCCCGTTAAGTGGACAGCTCCTGAGACCATTCACTACAAGAAGTACTCGACTGCCAGTGATGTGTGGGCCTACGGGTGTCTGCTCTATGAGATATGGAGTTTGGGACGCAAGCCTTTTGAGGGAATACAGAATATTGAT GTAATCCAACTTGTTGACTCTGGCAAACGATTGCCTCCACCGCCTGGCTGTCCAAGGTTGATCTATGAGCTTATGACCATTTGCTG GCACCCCCAAACAATGGTGCGTCCTGGTTTCCGTGACATTGTGCTGACGCTAGTTGGCAGCGAGGAGATGGTCTTGAACATTCCCGAGGAGGACTCCTCCACTAAACGACTGGCTGGAGTATTGGGAGCTCCACTGGAGGCCGGAGAGAACATGTACTCTCAGCTGCAGAACAGATACATTGATTATCTCCACAAAGCTGGAATGGAGACTGATACCGACTACTTCGATGTTCTTTAA
- the LOC135335088 gene encoding uncharacterized protein LOC135335088, whose product MTGAARYIWLLFYGLLVSIHCVSAQSTCGWIGTNSTTPTTASIQQLFVLNMLEPATCDGTISNYQYCYYPLMNEISSNKEISLSFEFAVYRSINDSYRKMSDSIFVAQTEVTVKQICVTGYFSDPISVDKGDVLGACVNISADNASTQVSPIGNNSNSNMYLLTAGIDLCSGSIPPSIPRQSLTETRGLVLHLSATVLSRTNSGLIAEEIVAIVVPLAAIAIIAVVIIVIYWSCKRRHSISPFASTEPLLPQNPGYDNAMYYDVSIMRGGHQYKSRADSGTYEAVDSPESSTQFHTPILSDNSAPDDTRIDSGSYAVVRHTSVHNRAALVSPRENREDMEASQRHVYELEISSRTRGCSFECSYEDVNHYEPMYPGMEYLDPLQATEKPVTITQLLEMNKEEDIYSEVRPFQRPASIEVDLMGQLKSWDIRTLARDTIDVQLDIGTGQFGTVKEGVWQEEDGRSTKVALKSLKHDCAPDDKLKFLQEAAIMAQFRHPNIIMVFGVVVESQPMMIVVELATKGDLRNHLISIRPDPNEKPPEGLSKTFLEFSQQVALGMQYLSAKGFVHRDLAARNILLSKKNVCKVADFGMSRDLADESYYVSHGGVIPVKWTAPEAIHYKKYSTASDVWAYGCLLYEIWSLGHKPFESLTNIQALRVLEVGTRLSPPPGCPKMIYELMTLSWHSESSQRPGFRDIVLMLIGSEKMVLNIPEEDSSTNPLAGVLGAPLEAGENMYSQLQNRYSRSV is encoded by the exons ATGACTGGAGCAGCTAGATATATCTGGCTTCTGTTTTACG GGCTGCTAGTGAGCATTCATTGTGTCAGTGCCCAGTCTACTTGTGGATGGATCGGAACAAATTCTACCACACCTACTACGGCAAGCATCCAGCAGCTGTTTGTGCTTAACATGCTGGAGCCAGCAACCTGCGACGGAACCATCTCAAATTATCAATACTGCTACTATCCGCTGATGAATGAAATCAGTTCAAATAAAGAGATTTCTTTATCGTTTGAATTTGCAGTATATCGAAGTATTAATGATTCCTACAGAAAGATGTCCGACTCTATTTTTGTCGCACAGACTGAGGTGACTGTGAAACAAATTTGTGTGACAGGATATTTCTCAGATCCAATTTCTGTTGATAAAGGTGACGTACTTGGAGCTTGTGTCAATATTAGCGCTGACAATGCTAGTACGCAAGTTAGTCCGATTGGAAACAATTCAAATTCCAATATGTATTTGTTGACAGCTGGCATCGACCTCTGTAGTGGTTCCATTCCACCCTCAATTCCAAGACAAAGTCTCACGGAGACAAGAGGATTAGTTTTACATCTCTCGGCTACCGTATTATCGAGAACTAACTCAGGATTGATAGCCGAAGAAATTGTTGCAATTGTCGTTCCTCTAGCAGCTATAGCAATTATTGCTGTCGtaattattgtgatttactggagttgcaaacGGAGACATAGCATCAGTCCATTTGCTTCAACTGAACCACTTCTTCCTCAAAACCCTGGATATG ATAATGCTATGTACTATGATGTCAGCATTATGCGCGGTGGGCACCAGTACAAATCAAGAGCGGACTCTGGCACCTACGAAGCAGTGGATTCACCTGAGTCAAGCACACAGTTTCACACTCCCATCCTTTCTGACAACTCCGCTCCTGACGACACAAGAATAGACTCGGGAAGTTATGCCGTGGTCAGACACACCTCGGTTCATAACCGAGCAGCGTTGGTTAGCCCGAGGGAGAACAGGGAAGATATGGAGGCTTCTCAAAGACATGTGTACGAGTTAGAAATCAGTAGCAGAACGCGAGGTTGCTCTTTCGAGTGCTCCTATGAGGATGTCAATCACTACGAACCTATG TACCCTGGGATGGAGTATCTTGATCCTCTTCAGGCCACTGAGAAGCCTGTAACTATCACACAGTTGTTGGAAATG AACAAGGAAGAGGACATATACAGTGAAGTGCGTCCATTCCAGCGGCCTGCCTCAATAGAGGTGGATCTGATGGGTCAGCTAAAATCGTGGGACATACGAACTCTGGCGAGAGACACAATTGA CGTACAGCTGGATATTGGAACGGGGCAGTTTGGTACCGTAAAAGAGGGAGTGTGGCAGGAGGAGGATGGCAGGTCCACTAAAGTTGCACTCAAGAGCCTCAAACACGATTGTGCTCCAGATGACAAGCTCAAGTTCCTACAAGAAGCCGCCATCATGGCTCAGTTCAGACACCCTAACATCATCATGGTCTTTGGGGTTGTGGTGGAAAGCCAACCG ATGATGATTGTAGTTGAACTTGCTACTAAAGGAGACCTCAGAAACCATCTCATCTCCATAAGACCAGA TCCTAATGAGAAGCCTCCCGAAGGATTGAGCAAAACATTCTTAGAGTTCTCTCAACAAGTGGCTCTTGGGATGCAGTACCTCTCAGCTAAAGGAtttgtgcacagagacctGGCTGCTAGGAACATACTTCTGTCCAAAAAGAATGTTTGCAAA GTTGCTGATTTCGGTATGTCTCGCGATCTTGCTGACGAGAGCTACTATGTATCACACGGTGGTGTAATCCCCGTCAAGTGGACAGCCCCTGAGGCCATTCACTACAAGAAGTACTCGACTGCCAGTGATGTGTGGGCCTACGGGTGTCTGCTCTATGAGATATGGAGTCTGGGACACAAGCCGTTTGAATCGCTAACAAACATCCAG GCTTTAAGAGTACTGGAAGTTGGTACAAGACTCTCTCCACCTCCTGGCTGTCCAAAGATGATTTACGAGCTCATGACCCTCAGCTg GCATTCTGAGAGTTCCCAACGTCCTGGTTTTCGTGACATCGTGTTGATGCTGATTGGCAGTGAGAAGATGGTCCTGAACATTCCCGAGGAGGACTCCTCCACTAACCCACTGGCTGGAGTATTGGGAGCTCCACTGGAGGCCGGGGAGAACATGTACTCTCAGCTGCAGAACAGATACAGTAGAAGTGTATAG
- the LOC135335078 gene encoding uncharacterized protein LOC135335078 isoform X1, producing MQTMSARLLQLVCLLLVLTLQLAAGQVDPNQCSANQLGTDRNPTGSSSNIVREEFLYLNTRDPSDCWGTITQINFCYYEPAISLRSSNSIYKINFGVYRRSSESDGTIVYNLVSDVFTVERTQSQIDNELDYDDGEYDNSDICKNFDLDQPFTVNPGDILGACVYDPPSGNQHQLDMVRSTTRNGYNLLRAGTTGCTSTSLPQTVSALTEIDELALHLYADIEPLPPTEAPTTEAPTTQAATTPAPTTEVPTTQAATTPAATTEAPTTQAATTPAPTTEVPTTQAATTPAPTTEAPTTQAATTPAPTTEAPTTQAATTPAPTTEAPTTQAATTPAPTTQAATTSAPATEAPTTQTTTEGLTTETSTTQVTTTEGFTIIPPPVTQIPMTDAPTTTNPQTTEDATTSSAGEIDNVAQGGSNNIVTIIVPVVIVLLLVGAVFGFMMLIVMKRYRKKGRRDFNIQSSRNQRGIDNVLYSKHARSAEQDTVVFSPIADYDEVKQRSDFHTDEVKQCSDLHTDEDYDFIDEDKYEYPETDIELDYGNVYAEVGPYNEDTSGNYDSPIDAQGGVRFSELLEKNKEADLYDHISPYQVPATKERQLYGQLKSWGTRSIPLHEIHVSRDVAPSQFRSVEQGVWRKNGRKPVNVELKCLVETSEDDRVKFLQEAAIMAQFGHSNVILLHGVVIQGSPMMIVAETATKGNLRDYLNSLRPKPGDLVSSNVPMRLLKCAQQVALGMQYLSAKGFVHRDLAARNVLMTSNNICKIAEFGMSRNLADESYYVSQGGRIPVKWTAPETIHYKKYSTASDVWAYGCLLYEIWSLGRKPFEGIQNIDVIQLVDSGKRLPPPPGCPRLIYELMTICWHPQTMVRPGFRDIVLTLVGSEEMVLNIPEEDSSTKRLAGVLGAPLEAGENMYSQLQNRYIDYLHKAGMETDTDYFDVL from the exons ATGCAAACTATGAGTGCTCGACTTCTCCAACTAGTATGCTTGCTGTTAG TGCTAACTCTCCAGCTGGCTGCTGGTCAAGTGGACCCTAACCAGTGCAGTGCTAATCAGCTTGGAACTGACAGGAATCCTACTGGTAGTAGTTCAAATATTGTTCGAGAGGAGTTCCTCTACTTGAACACAAGAGATCCATCAGACTGCTGGGGTACCATCACACAAATTAACTTCTGCTACTACGAGCCTGCTATATCTCTACGTTCAAGCAATTCGATCTACAAAATAAATTTTGGTGTGTACAGACGAAGTTCGGAATCGGATGGTACTATTGTTTACAACCTCGTCTCAGATGTTTTCACTGTTGAGAGGACCCAGTCGCAAATAGACAATGAATTAGACTATGATGATGGTGAATATGACAACAGTGATATATGTAAGAACTTTGATCTTGATCAGCCATTCACTGTGAACCCTGGAGATATTCTGGGTGCTTGTGTGTATGATCCCCCATCGGGCAATCAACATCAACTAGATATGGTTCGTTCAACTACTAGAAATGGATATAATTTACTAAGAGCTGGAACAACAGGGTGCACAAGTACTAGCCTTCCTCAAACTGTGTCAGCACTTACTGAGATCGATGAACTAGCTCTTCACTTGTATGCAGACATCG AGCCGTTACCTCCTACTGAAGCTCCTACAACGGAGGCTCCCACCACCCAAGCTGCAACTACACCAGCTCCTACAACAGAGGTTCCCACCACCCAAGCTGCAACTACACCAGCTGCTACAACTGAGGCTCCCACCACCCAAGCTGCAACTACCCCAGCTCCTACAACAGAAGTTCCCACCACTCAAGCTGCAACTACACCAGCTCCTACAACAGAGGCTCCCACCACCCAAGCTGCAACTACACCAGCTCCTACAACGGAGGCTCCCACCACCCAAGCTGCAACTACACCAGCTCCTACAACGGAGGCTCCCACCACCCAAGCTGCAACTACACCAGCTCCCACCACACAAGCTGCAACTACATCAGCTCCTGCAACCGAGGCTCCCACCACCCAAACTACGACTGAAGGTCTTACCACAGAAACCTCAACTACACAAGTTACTACCACAGAGGGTTTCACTATCATACCCCCTCCAGTAACGCAAATCCCAATGACAGATGCACCCACTACCACCAATCCACAAACAACTGAAGACGCCACAACTTCCAGTGCAGGGGAGATTGACAATGTGGCTCAGGGTGGCAGCAATAACATTGTTACAATCATCGTGCCTGTTGTAATTGTTCTGCTTTTGGTTGGTGCTGTGTTTGGATTCATGATGTTAATAGTAATGAAGAGATATCGAAAGAAAGGACGTCGGGACTTCAATATTCAAAGCAGCAGGAACCAGAGAGGAATCG ATAATGTGCTCTACTCTAAGCATGCAAGATCTGCTGAACAGGACACTGTAGTGTTTAGTCCAATCGCCGATTATGACGAGGTTAAGCAGCGCAGTGATTTTCATACTGACGAGGTTAAGCAGTGCAGTGATCTTCATACTGATGAAGATTATGACTTTATCGATGAAGACAAATACGAATACCCAGAAACAGATATTGAACTAGACTATGGAAATGTCTATGCAGAAGTCGGCCCATACAATGAG GACACATCAGGAAATTATGATTCACCTATCGATGCCCAAGGTGGCGTCAGATTTAGTGAGCTCTTGGAAAAG AACAAAGAGGCAGATCTTTATGATCACATCAGTCCCTACCAAGTCCCCGCTACAAAAGAGAGACAACTTTACGGTCAACTCAAGTCGTGGGGAACAAGAAGCATACCTCTGCATGAAATACA TGTTTCTCGAGATGTTGCTCCGAGTCAGTTCCGCAGCGTAGAGCAGGGGGTGTGGCGGAAGAATGGAAGAAAACCAGTGAATGTTGAATTAAAATGTCTTGTGGAGACATCGGAGGACGACAGGGTCAAATTTCTCCAAGAAGCCGCCATCATGGCTCAGTTCGGACACTCTAATGTCATTCTGCTGCATGGAGTTGTGATTCAAGGAAGCCCT ATGATGATTGTTGCTGAAACTGCTACAAAGGGTAACCTCAGAGACTATCTGAACTCCCTCAGGCCAAA GCCTGGTGACCTTGTTTCGAGCAATGTCCCAATGCGTCTGCTTAAGTGTGCTCAACAAGTGGCTCTTGGGATGCAGTACCTCTCAGCTAAAGGATTTGTGCACAGAGATCTGGCTGCTAGGAATGTGCTAATGACTAGCAATAACATCTGTAAA ATCGCAGAGTTTGGCATGTCCCGAAACCTTGCCGATGAAAGCTACTATGTGTCGCAAGGGGGCAGGATCCCCGTTAAGTGGACAGCTCCTGAGACCATTCACTACAAGAAGTACTCGACTGCCAGTGATGTGTGGGCCTACGGGTGTCTGCTCTATGAGATATGGAGTTTGGGACGCAAGCCTTTTGAGGGAATACAGAATATTGAT GTAATCCAACTTGTTGACTCTGGCAAACGATTGCCTCCACCGCCTGGCTGTCCAAGGTTGATCTATGAGCTTATGACCATTTGCTG GCACCCCCAAACAATGGTGCGTCCTGGTTTCCGTGACATTGTGCTGACGCTAGTTGGCAGCGAGGAGATGGTCTTGAACATTCCCGAGGAGGACTCCTCCACTAAACGACTGGCTGGAGTATTGGGAGCTCCACTGGAGGCCGGAGAGAACATGTACTCTCAGCTGCAGAACAGATACATTGATTATCTCCACAAAGCTGGAATGGAGACTGATACCGACTACTTCGATGTTCTTTAA
- the LOC135335077 gene encoding uncharacterized protein LOC135335077, which yields MDFQVNLLLLALVFCSLTKCQAQTCGDIGTNAQEFTESREQNFFLNTQDPAPCDGTIDQFEYCYYLTDQVSARHLFTFAVYRETNPGSNAYTPISDPFNTGTTFFSHGGNSFTCITYPAGQTIQVQAGDMIGACIYDPPNEGGITGSRVQLDVVGQEAGSDRFLMSATDNSGCSNSAVPDSVSGLSRADSFVMHIYASIIPIPTTTPPAVATTTVVPTPMISEILTSTVATLIAVETSSVASIIISTSSVEIAAPVSSTVSPITSSSMLGTSTIVIATSSTGTPIPSVTRVSTVALTSGNLALPTTVLSSPISTITTLTTSVTDGSTTSTPDVVTSFTIPTTTQTNTPTTDSISTLAVTMGTPTSTGVAVTTPTPASVEAIMSTSTSTAQLLASSLQKASSSVTIQSSMVLIATSSVQANGESPEKTSSLEIQTTATFPPPQSTEESTMATTASSTTASSGGMTVIIIAIVVVIVIIVAAVAIVIFFVWVRKRRKRKQMLQLTPGFVNVMYTTRKSTAGASNEAVVINDIYEDTNTTDDKFKEDLESTYTYASGTYDVAMGTYDVPTAVTSTSPLFDSSASYAECGPNDKIRAQSTPYGDATVKFSDLLGEDDRREIYDQLSPYQAPASKEKEIYGQLKSWGTRSIPRSDIQIVGHLGSGQYGSVDQGIWKAPKAEPVDVALKSLTKACEEDRVKFLQEAAIMAQFRHPNVIELYGVVVRGTPTLIVGELATRGDLRTFLHKLRKNARDPNLAQLLLKCSYQVALGMEYLSAKGFVHRDLAARNVLVTEDHICKIADFGMSRDLADENYYVSQGTDKIPVKWTAPEALHYKKYSTASDVWSYGCLLYEIWSIGHKPLEGITNQEAIRLIDSGKRLSPPPGCPKMIYELMILCWHPQTMVRPTFQRNVLTFVGNGDTILEVPKKDSSTNPLAGVLGAPLEAGENMYSQLQRRYRNYDHRAVVETDDDYFNPTSF from the exons ATGGATTTTCAAGTCAATCTTTTGCTTCTAGCATTAG TATTCTGTTCTTTGACAAAATGTCAGGCTCAAACCTGTGGTGATATTGGGACCAATGCTCAGGAGTTCACTGAGAGCAGAGAACAGAATTTCTTCCTCAACACTCAAGATCCTGCTCCGTGTGACGGGACAATCGATCAGTTTGAGTACTGCTATTACCTCACTGACCAGGTCTCAGCACGTCATCTGTTTACATTCGCTGTGTATAGGGAAACAAACCCAGGGAGTAACGCATACACTCCAATTTCTGATCCATTCAACACTGGTACAACTTTTTTCAGTCATGGAGGGAACAGTTTTACATGCATAACATATCCAGCTGGCCAGACAATCCAAGTTCaagctggtgacatgattggTGCCTGCATATACGACCCTCCAAATGAGGGAGGAATAACCGGTAGTAGAGTGCAACTTGACGTAGTTGGGCAAGAGGCTGGTTCTGATCGATTCCTGATGTCAGCAACTGATAACTCAGGATGTAGTAACTCAGCTGTTCCTGATTCCGTTAGTGGTCTCAGTAGAGCGGACTCGTTTGTTATGCACATCTATGCAAGTATTA TTCCTATACCAACTACCACACCTCCGGCTGTGGCTACTACTACAGTGGTACCAACTCCTATGATATCGGAAATCCTTACCTCAACAGTTGCTACTCTAATTGCTGTTGAAACGTCTTCTGTggcatcaataattatatccaccaGTTCAGTAGAGATTGCAGCACCTGTATCATCAACTGTTAGTCCAATAACATCATCGTCTATGTTGGGAACATCCACTATTGTCATAGCAACATCGAGTACTGGGACCCCAATCCCAAGTGTTACCCGAGTATCAACTGTGGCTTTAACCTCCGGAAATCTTGCACTACCTACTACTGTTTTATCTTCTCCAATATCAACAATTACTACATTGACAACGTCAGTAACTGATGGATCAACAACATCAACTCCAGATGTGGTAACTTCCTTCACTATTCCGACAACCACTCAAACAAACACACCTACCACAGATTCAATTTCTACATTGGCAGTTACAATGGGCACACCAACATCTACAGGAGTGGCTGTTACCACCCCGACACCTGCCTCAGTCGAAGCTATAATGTCGACAAGCACGTCCACTGCTCAACTACTTGCCTCCTCATTGCAAAAAGCCTCCAGCTCAGTAACAATCCAGAGCAGTATGGTACTGATTGCTACAAGTTCGGTTCAAGCTAATGGTGAATCTCCAGAAAAGACCAGCTCCTTGGAGATCCAAACTACAGCTACTTTTCCACCACCCCAAA GTACCGAAGAAAGTACTATGGCTACCACGGCTTCCTCTACCACGGCTTCTAGCGGAGGAATGACTGTGATCATTATTGCCATTGTCGTAGTGATTGTCATAATTGTCGCTgctgtagctattgtaatatTTTTCGTATGGGTCAGAAAACGAAGGAAACGAAAGCAGATGCTACAGCTAACACCTGGCTTTG TGAATGTCATGTACACTACTCGGAAATCTACTGCTGGTGCATCCAACGAAGCAGTGGTGATCAACGATATTTATGAGGACACTAACACCACTGATGACAAATTCAAAGAGGATTTGGAGAGCACTTATACGTATGCTAGTGGAACATATGATGTTGCCATGGGAACCTATGACGTCCCTACAGCAGTAACCAGTACCAGTCCGTTGTTTGACAGCTCCGCCTCTTATGCAGAATGTGGTCCCAATGATAAG ATTCGTGCTCAGTCAACGCCTTATGGAGATGCTACTGTCAAATTCTCTGACCTCTTAGGAGAG GATGACCGGAGGGAAATTTACGATCAATTAAGTCCTTACCAAGCTCCGGCTTCAAAAGAGAAGGAGATTTACGGACAGCTGAAGTCATGGGGAACAAGAAGCATCCCTCGGAGTGATATACA GATTGTTGGTCATCTGGGATCTGGGCAATATGGAAGTGTGGACCAGGGAATATGGAAGGCTCCAAAAGCTGAACCAGTGGATGTGGCACTCAAGAGTCTCACCAAAGCATGTGAGGAAGACAGAGTTAAGTTCCTCCAAGAAGCCGCCATCATGGCTCAGTTCAGACACCCTAACGTTATTGAACTTTATGGCGTTGTAGTACGAGGAACACCT ACACTGATTGTGGGTGAACTTGCAACCAGAGGTGACCTCAGAACATTCCTTCATAAACTTAGGAAAAA TGCTCGTGATCCAAACCTTGCACAGCTGCTTTTGAAGTGCTCGTACCAGGTGGCCCTTGGTATGGAGTATCTATCGGCAAAAGGTTTTGTACACAGAGATCTGGCTGCTAGGAATGTACTAGTCACCGAGGATCACATATGCAAG ATTGCTGATTTTGGAATGTCCCGAGATCTTGCTGATGAGAACTACTACGTTTCACAAGGAACGGATAAGATTCCTGTCAAGTGGACAGCTCCTGAGGCCCTTCACTACAAGAAGTACTCGACTGCCAGTGATGTGTGGTCCTACGGGTGTCTGCTCTACGAGATATGGAGTATTGGGCACAAGCCGCTTGAGGGAATAACTAACCAAGAG GCTATTCGACTTATTGATTCTGGCAAGCGTCTCTCTCCACCCCCTGGCTGCCCTAAGATGATCTACGAGCTCATGATACTATGCTG GCACCCACAGACAATGGTACGTCCTACATTTCAGAGAAATGTGCTGACCTTTGTCGGCAATGGAGATACAATCCTTGAAGTTCCCAAGAAAGACTCCTCCACAAACCCACTGGCTGGAGTATTGGGAGCTCCATTGGAGGCCGGGGAGAACATGTACTCTCAgctgcagaggaggtacaggAACTACGACCACAGAGCTGTTGTGGAGACTGATGATGACTACTTTAACCCCACTTCTTTTTGA